One window of Terriglobales bacterium genomic DNA carries:
- a CDS encoding base excision DNA repair protein, whose amino-acid sequence MSANPTLRGFYRALRRAWGPQNWWPAQSRFEVIVGALLTQNTAWGNVEQALANLRHARRLSVAGIRRIPLARLQRLIRPAGYFRQKARRLKLFVAWLDANYDGSLERMFARPTAELRAELLALNGIGPETADSILLYAGGHPVFVVDAYTRRILDRHQVLSFHAPYDEVRRSFERALRRVPEPHQLGEQPRHPASRMSSATFSPVARRYNQMHALLVAVGHQYCRKAEARCEHCPLAPFLPGG is encoded by the coding sequence ATGAGCGCCAATCCCACTCTCCGCGGCTTCTACCGCGCCCTGCGGCGCGCCTGGGGACCGCAGAACTGGTGGCCCGCGCAGAGCCGATTCGAGGTCATCGTTGGCGCCCTTCTCACCCAGAACACGGCTTGGGGAAACGTGGAGCAGGCGCTTGCCAACCTGCGCCACGCCCGCCGGTTGAGCGTGGCGGGAATCCGCCGCATTCCATTAGCCCGCTTGCAGCGGCTGATCCGCCCCGCTGGCTACTTCCGCCAGAAGGCACGGCGGTTGAAGCTCTTCGTTGCCTGGCTGGACGCGAACTACGACGGCAGCCTGGAACGGATGTTCGCCCGCCCCACGGCCGAACTGCGCGCCGAGCTTCTGGCTCTCAATGGCATCGGCCCGGAGACCGCCGACTCCATCCTGCTCTACGCCGGCGGGCATCCGGTCTTCGTAGTGGACGCCTACACCCGCCGCATCCTCGATCGCCACCAGGTTCTTTCCTTCCACGCTCCCTACGACGAAGTCCGCCGGAGCTTCGAGCGCGCCCTGCGGCGAGTTCCCGAGCCGCACCAACTGGGCGAGCAGCCGCGGCACCCGGCCTCCCGCATGAGTTCTGCAACATTCTCCCCCGTAGCGCGCCGCTACAACCAGATGCACGCCCTGCTGGTCGCCGTCGGACACCAATATTGCCGCAAGGCGGAGGCCCGCTGCGAGCACTGCCCGCTCGCGCCCTTCCTGCCCGGCGGCTGA
- the pilB gene encoding type IV-A pilus assembly ATPase PilB gives MSQRLGDLLVKEKVITQEQLEAALKTQKETNARLGSVLVKLGYMSDDDVTNFLSRQYGVPAINLSYFEVDPSVVKLIPQETAKRYQILPLSRVGASLTIAMVDPTNVFAMDDIKFMTGFNIEPVVASESAIMEGIDKAYGSTQQEDMEKVMQSVAEMGDADVELQAEEEQMALSELEKSADEAPIVKLVNLILTDAVKRGASDIHIEPYEKEYRVRFRIDGMLSSIMNPPYKLKDAITSRIKIMAKLDISEKRLPQDGRIMLKMNLGGKKKQLDYRVSVLPTLWGEKIVLRLLDKENLRLDMTKLGFEQESLTKFERAILKPFGMVLVTGPTGSGKTNTLYSSIARLNQPDTNIMTAEDPVEFQLSGVNQVQMKESIGLNFAAALRSFLRQDPNIILVGEIRDFETAEIAIKAALTGHLVLSTLHTNGAPETISRLMNMGIEPFLVATSVHMIVAQRLIRRICKDCSEEVDVPVQTLIENGFSPEEAKTIKIHKGKGCGVCNNSGYKGRCGLYEVMEVDDEIRELILVGASSLELKKKAIERGMITLRRSGLIKVMDGATTLEEVARETVH, from the coding sequence ATGTCTCAGCGGCTGGGTGACCTTCTGGTCAAAGAGAAGGTCATCACGCAAGAACAGTTGGAAGCGGCGCTGAAAACCCAGAAGGAGACCAACGCCCGGCTGGGCTCGGTGCTGGTCAAGCTGGGCTACATGTCCGACGACGACGTGACCAACTTCCTGTCACGCCAGTACGGCGTGCCCGCCATCAACCTCTCCTACTTCGAAGTGGACCCCTCGGTGGTGAAGCTGATCCCGCAGGAGACCGCCAAGCGCTACCAGATCCTGCCGCTCAGCCGGGTGGGCGCGTCGCTGACCATCGCCATGGTGGATCCCACCAACGTCTTCGCCATGGACGACATCAAGTTCATGACCGGCTTCAACATCGAGCCCGTGGTGGCCTCGGAGAGCGCCATCATGGAAGGCATCGACAAGGCCTACGGTTCCACCCAGCAAGAGGACATGGAGAAGGTCATGCAGTCGGTGGCCGAGATGGGCGATGCCGACGTCGAGCTGCAGGCCGAAGAAGAGCAGATGGCGCTGAGCGAGTTGGAAAAATCTGCCGACGAAGCGCCCATCGTCAAGCTGGTGAACCTGATTCTCACCGACGCGGTGAAGCGTGGGGCCAGCGACATCCACATCGAGCCCTACGAAAAAGAGTACCGGGTGCGCTTCCGCATTGACGGCATGCTCTCGTCCATCATGAACCCGCCGTACAAGCTCAAGGACGCCATCACCTCGCGCATCAAGATCATGGCCAAGCTGGACATCAGCGAGAAGCGCCTGCCGCAGGACGGCCGCATCATGCTCAAGATGAACCTCGGCGGCAAGAAGAAGCAACTCGACTACCGGGTCAGCGTCCTGCCCACACTGTGGGGCGAGAAGATCGTGCTGCGGCTGCTGGACAAGGAGAACCTGCGCCTGGACATGACCAAGCTGGGCTTCGAACAGGAGTCGCTCACCAAGTTCGAGCGCGCCATCCTCAAGCCCTTCGGCATGGTGCTGGTCACCGGGCCCACGGGCTCGGGCAAGACCAACACCCTCTATTCCTCCATCGCGCGCCTGAACCAGCCCGACACCAACATCATGACCGCGGAGGATCCGGTGGAGTTCCAGCTCTCCGGGGTGAACCAGGTGCAGATGAAGGAGTCCATCGGGCTGAACTTCGCGGCGGCGCTGCGCTCCTTCCTGCGGCAGGACCCCAACATCATCCTGGTGGGAGAGATCCGCGACTTCGAGACGGCGGAGATCGCCATCAAAGCCGCGCTCACCGGACACCTGGTGCTCTCCACCCTGCACACCAACGGCGCGCCCGAGACCATCAGCCGCCTGATGAACATGGGCATTGAGCCTTTCCTGGTGGCCACCTCGGTGCACATGATCGTGGCCCAGCGGCTCATCCGGCGGATCTGCAAGGATTGCAGCGAGGAAGTGGACGTCCCGGTGCAAACCCTGATCGAGAACGGCTTCTCGCCCGAAGAGGCCAAGACCATCAAGATCCACAAAGGCAAGGGCTGCGGCGTGTGCAACAACAGCGGCTACAAGGGGCGCTGCGGACTCTACGAAGTGATGGAAGTGGACGACGAGATACGCGAGCTGATCCTGGTGGGCGCCTCGTCGCTGGAGCTGAAGAAGAAGGCCATCGAGCGCGGCATGATCACGCTGCGGCGCAGCGGCCTCATCAAGGTGATGGACGGCGCCACCACGCTGGAAGAAGTGGCGCGCGAAACCGTGCACTGA